The Seriola aureovittata isolate HTS-2021-v1 ecotype China chromosome 3, ASM2101889v1, whole genome shotgun sequence genome includes a region encoding these proteins:
- the ednraa gene encoding endothelin receptor type Aa: MFSIMGTPAAHMLVLMACMAARGMCQINRAEAEQGSLPGFVVRSTLQSTGFYSTVSPSTGPGFHPGAPRADAQAVRSGSANETVIKTPVPPPLCVQTTSIKDYFKYINTTISIIVFAVGLVGNATLLRIIYRNKCMRNGPNALIASLALGDLIYIFIDIPITMYKLLLSRWPFDDNVFGLCLCKLVPFLQKASVGITVLNLCALSVDRYRAVASWSRVQGVGIPLSTVIEIVSIWVLSLILAIPEAIGFDIVTFNYRNETLRTCMLNPKSDFMMFYKDAKDWWLFGFYFCVPLACTCIFYTLMTSEMLNHRNGSLRIALSEHLKQRREVAKAVFCLVLIFALCWFPLHLSRILKKMVYYQNDKMRCELLSFLLVLDYLGINLATINSCINPIILYFVSKKFKNCFKSCLCCWCYSDNQLSSIGPMNGTSIQCKSPEPNNPYADRSIRKDSN, from the exons ATGTTTTCCATAATGGGCACCCCAGCTGCACATATGTTGGTGCTAATGGCCTGTATGGCAGCCAGAGGAATGTGCCAGATAAACAGAGCTGAAGCGGAGCAGGGCTCTCTCCCAGGCTTCGTCGTCCGCTCCACCCTCCAGTCCACGGGCTTCTACAGCACCGTCAGTCCAAGCACGGGGCCCGGCTTCCACCCGGGGGCCCCAAGGGCTGATGCACAAGCTGTGAGATCTGGCTCTGCAAATGAAACTGTCATAAAGACACCAGTGCCACCTCCATTGTGCGTGCAAACTACTTCTATCAAGGACTATTTTAAGTACATCAACACCACAATTTCCATCATAGTGTTTGCGGTCGGCCTGGTTGGCAACGCCACCCTGTTGAGGATTATATACAGGAATAAGTGCATGAGGAACGGGCCCAATGCCCTGATTGCCAGCCTGGCACTGGGTGACCTCATCTACATTTTCATTGATATACCCATCACTATGTACAAG ctcctcctgtccCGCTGGCCTTTTGATGACAATGTTTTTGGCCTGTGTCTGTGCAAGCTGGTGCCCTTCCTGCAGAAAGCCTCTGTGGGCATCACTGTTCTCAACCTGTGCGCCCTCAGCGTGGACAG GTACAGGGCTGTGGCATCCTGGAGCAGGGTGCAGGGAGTCGGCATTCCTCTCTCCACAGTCATTGAGATTGTGTCTATTTGGGTGCTGTCACTCATCCTGGCAATACCGGAGGCTATTGGCTTCGACATAGTCACCTTCAACTACAGGAACGAAACCCTCCGCACGTGCATGCTCAACCCCAAATCGGACTTCATGATG TTTTACAAGGATGCAAAAGACTGGTGGCTGTTTGGCTTCTACTTTTGTGTACCACTGGCCTGCACTTGTATCTTCTACACTCTGATGACAAGCGAGATGCTGAACCACAGGAACGGCAGTCTTCGGATAGCTCTCAGCGAGCACCTCAAACAG aggagggaggtaGCCAAAGCCGTCTTCTGCCTCGTCCTCATCTTTGCCCTCTGCTGGTTCCCACTGCACCTCAGCAGGATCCTTAAGAAGATGGTTTACTACCAGAATGATAAGATGCGCTGTGAGCTGCTCAG ttTCCTGTTGGTCCTGGATTACCTCGGTATCAACCTTGCAACAATCAACTCCTGCATAAACCCCATTATCCTCTACTTTGTCAGCAAGAAGTTCAAAAACTGCTTCAAG TCATGTTTGTGCTGCTGGTGCTACTCTGACAACCAACTGAGCAGCATCGGACCCATGAATGGTACCAGTATCCAGTGTAAAAGCCCCGAGCCCAACAACCCGTACGCTGACCGCAGCATCAGGAAAGACAGCAACTGA